From Pseudoramibacter sp.:
TTTATAATATTAACACAACTAAACTATTAATTCAAATGCCTTAACTGACACAGACAAAAGCCCCTCGACCCGAAAGGATCGAGGGGCTTTGCCTTTTATTGATTTTGTTTATTTATGAAGAGAAAAATTGAGCTTACATTACAGGTGTACTGGGATGTTTAGATGTCGAGAATTTCTGCGAAGTTGTCCTTCAGCTGCGGGTACAGCTTGTCGAAGGCGGCGTAGGTCTTGTCGTAGACTTCGCGGGTTGCCGGATCCGGTGTGAAGGATTCGTCGCGCATCTTGATGATTTTGTCGCAGGCTTCTTCGACAGTGTCGTACATGCCGGCGCCGACCATCGCCAAAATTGCGCCGCCGAGGGCCGTCGAGTTGGCCGAGTTCATATCCGGCAGCACCACCGGCAGGTTGTAAATGTCGGCACAGAGCTGACGCCAGAACGGGCTCTTGGAGCCGCCGCCGCACAGGCGCATGACGTCCGGATGGACCCCGGATTCCCGAATGGCTTCGAGCACGTCGCGCATGGCGTAGGTGATCCCTTCCATGACGGCCCGGGTGATGTCGCAGATCGTGTGGGTCGCAGACAGACCCACAAATCCGGCGCGGCATCTCAAGTCGAAGTGCGGGGACTGTTCCCCTGTCAGATACGGCATGTAAATCAAGTTGTTGGCGCCCGGTGCCGATTTCACCACGTCTTTGTTGATCTGTTCGTATTCTTTATCGGACGGATAGAAGGTGTTGCGGTACCATTTGAGCGAGTTCCCCGCGGAGTTCACTGACCCCATGAAGTGCCAGGCCCCCGGCACGGCCATGCAGAAGGTGTAGACCCGGGCTTTTTTGTCCATCATCGGTTCGTCGCAGTAAGCGAAGACCGTCCCGGAGGTGCCGATGGTCGTCATGGCGCGCCCTTGGGCGACCACGCCGGTCCCGACTGCGCCGGCCGCGTTGTCCCCGGCGCCGCCGACGACGATCGTCTTTTCGGTCATACCCAGAAGGCCGGCCACTTCTTTGGTGAGCTGTCCGGTGACATCGGTGGATTCGTACATCTTGCCGAGCTGGGATTCCTTAATTTCCATCGCGGCGAGCAGTTCCGGCGACCAGCAGCGGTTGTGCACGTCGAGCAGCTGCATGGCTGACGCGTCAGATACTTCTGTGGCATATTCGCCGGTCAGGCGGTAGCGCAGGTAATCCTTCGGCAGCAGGATGTGCGCGGTCTTCGCCCAGATATCCGGTTCGTTTTCCTTGACCCACTGAATTTTCGCTGCGGTTAAGCCCGGGCGCACCGGGTTGCAGTTGATGCGCATCATCGTTTCGTCGCCGATGATCTTCCGGACAGATTCCGCCGCTTCAGACGTCCGGGCGTCGTTCCACAAAATGGCCCGGCGCAATGGCTGGCCCTTGCTGTCCAAAAGGACGGCGCCCATCATCTGTCCGGCGATCCCGATGGCCACGACGTCTTCGCCGGCCACTTCTGAAATGTCCAGACAGTAGCGGATCGTGGTGACCCCGGCCTGATACCAGTCTTCCGGGTCCTGTTCGGACCAGCCGTTGTGCGGCTGATACACTGGATATTCCACGCTGCGCTGCGCAACTTCTTTTCCGTTCTGGTCGAAGAGCACCGTTTTGATGCTGCTCGTCCCTAAATCCAGTCCCAATACGTATTTCATCTGTGTTTCTCCTCTAATCGTTTTGGGAGGATAGGCCTTTGTCTATAAGCGGCTCCCCCTTCCGCTTATTGGCGTGATTTTTTTATTTAATTTTTGGTTCCGTTTAATACAAACTTATTTTAAAGCGTCTTTGGTGATCGTCTGGAAATCCTTCCACGGAATGTCGACCTTCGCGCCATGATTCAGGCACTGATCCACGTGCATGAGCAGCGGGAAGTCAGATTCCTTGACTTTGCCGGCCTTGGCCATGGCTTTGACAGCCCGGGCCGTGCGCGTCGCGATGACAACGGCTTCCAGGGTCTGGCCCTTTAATTTTTCCTTGATTTCCGGCATCGAATAGCCTTCTCCGAGATACTGGCCGACTTTCCGGCTGCGTCCGCCGGCGACGGTGACGTCCAGATCCCCGGCCGCGTACATGATCATCTTCTGATTGCCGCCGACGATGTCGAGCAGCTGATACATTTCCCAGACGGACTGCTGGAACAGCGCCGATTTGGAATTGACGTGGGCGATGCCGTCGTCTCCCATCTTGTTCTTGAGGCCGATGGCCATGGCCGTGCCGAGAGCGTAGCCGTTCTTAAGCGCAACTGCCGCTTCAAGGCCCACGACGTCGTCCGTCAAGGCGATGTGATAATAGTCTGTTTCAAAGTGGCTGCGAATCCATTCGAGTTTTTCGAGGTCTTTCCCGCAGTAAGCGACGAAAGAATGGTCGTGGTCGGACAAATCCCGCGCGGTGCACGGACCGCCGATGGCGAAGAGTTCCACATCGACCCCTTCCGGCATGTGTTCTTTCCAGTATTCCGGGAAGACCTGCAGAGTCCCGTCTGGCAGATCGATCATCCCTTTGGTGACAGAAATCACCGGCACCCCCTTTGGAATCCGTTTAAACATTTCATTCAAGAACCAGTCGACGCCGAAGCTGGAAACGCCGCACACTACCAGTTCCGCCCCGTCGAGGGCTTCATCGACCTGATCGATCGTGTAGTACTTGATCCCTTCGTGGAGGGTCCGGTCCAGGTTGATGTGGTAGTTGTCCTGTCTCAGGCGCGCGATCACATCCCCGTCGAGAGGCGTGCCAACGAGACGGACTTCATTCCCATTTTCAAACAGCGGAAACGTCAATGCAGAAGCCATTTGCCCTGCGCCAACCAGTGTAA
This genomic window contains:
- the xylB gene encoding xylulokinase, with amino-acid sequence MKYVLGLDLGTSSIKTVLFDQNGKEVAQRSVEYPVYQPHNGWSEQDPEDWYQAGVTTIRYCLDISEVAGEDVVAIGIAGQMMGAVLLDSKGQPLRRAILWNDARTSEAAESVRKIIGDETMMRINCNPVRPGLTAAKIQWVKENEPDIWAKTAHILLPKDYLRYRLTGEYATEVSDASAMQLLDVHNRCWSPELLAAMEIKESQLGKMYESTDVTGQLTKEVAGLLGMTEKTIVVGGAGDNAAGAVGTGVVAQGRAMTTIGTSGTVFAYCDEPMMDKKARVYTFCMAVPGAWHFMGSVNSAGNSLKWYRNTFYPSDKEYEQINKDVVKSAPGANNLIYMPYLTGEQSPHFDLRCRAGFVGLSATHTICDITRAVMEGITYAMRDVLEAIRESGVHPDVMRLCGGGSKSPFWRQLCADIYNLPVVLPDMNSANSTALGGAILAMVGAGMYDTVEEACDKIIKMRDESFTPDPATREVYDKTYAAFDKLYPQLKDNFAEILDI
- a CDS encoding glycerol-3-phosphate dehydrogenase → MGIVTLVGAGQMASALTFPLFENGNEVRLVGTPLDGDVIARLRQDNYHINLDRTLHEGIKYYTIDQVDEALDGAELVVCGVSSFGVDWFLNEMFKRIPKGVPVISVTKGMIDLPDGTLQVFPEYWKEHMPEGVDVELFAIGGPCTARDLSDHDHSFVAYCGKDLEKLEWIRSHFETDYYHIALTDDVVGLEAAVALKNGYALGTAMAIGLKNKMGDDGIAHVNSKSALFQQSVWEMYQLLDIVGGNQKMIMYAAGDLDVTVAGGRSRKVGQYLGEGYSMPEIKEKLKGQTLEAVVIATRTARAVKAMAKAGKVKESDFPLLMHVDQCLNHGAKVDIPWKDFQTITKDALK